In Buchnera aphidicola (Macrosiphum gaurae), the following proteins share a genomic window:
- a CDS encoding outer membrane protein assembly factor BamE, with translation MNNYIKMLLIVMLFSGCSDLEKRKFRSDFLEKAYFNQSMLNKNYVGMTRQQVVYIFGMPIFSDSFNDVYHYCLYNFEMNNKFEKRILNLYFKENKVLKFNIT, from the coding sequence ATGAATAATTATATCAAGATGTTATTGATAGTTATGTTATTTTCTGGCTGTTCTGATTTAGAAAAAAGAAAATTCAGATCAGATTTTTTAGAAAAAGCATATTTCAACCAGAGTATGTTAAATAAAAATTATGTTGGTATGACAAGACAACAAGTAGTTTATATTTTTGGCATGCCAATTTTTTCTGATTCTTTTAATGATGTGTATCATTATTGTTTATATAATTTCGAAATGAATAATAAGTTTGAAAAAAGAATTTTAAATTTGTATTTTAAAGAAAATAAAGTTTTAAAATTTAATATCACATAG
- the grxD gene encoding Grx4 family monothiol glutaredoxin, giving the protein MSIIEKIKKQIKDNIILIYMKGTPEAPSCGFSAQAVKALSVCGEKFAYVDVLENTEIRNKLPEYANWPTFPQLWIDGELIGGCSIILEMLENGQLKELISKTVKKYKT; this is encoded by the coding sequence ATGAGTATTATTGAAAAGATTAAGAAACAAATTAAAGATAATATTATTTTAATTTATATGAAAGGAACTCCGGAAGCTCCTAGTTGTGGTTTTTCTGCACAAGCAGTCAAGGCTTTGTCAGTTTGTGGTGAAAAATTTGCTTATGTAGATGTTTTAGAAAATACAGAAATTAGGAACAAACTTCCAGAATATGCTAATTGGCCAACATTCCCTCAGTTGTGGATAGATGGTGAACTCATTGGCGGTTGTAGTATTATACTTGAAATGTTAGAAAATGGTCAATTAAAAGAACTCATATCCAAAACAGTAAAAAAATATAAAACGTAA
- the rnt gene encoding ribonuclease T: MSITQEFNLLSNRFRTFYPVVIDIETAGFNANTDAVLEIAIITLKMDELGWLRKENTLHFHIEPFKGSIINSDAIAFNKIDPFNPLRGAISEKIAIQSILKMVRKGIKIQGCSRGIVVAHNANFDHNFLMAAIQRVKIKNNPFHPFVTFDTAALSALVVGQTVLSKACKAIGLSFDNHQAHSALYDTLQTAELFCELVNRWKRLGGWPLNLEKKI, encoded by the coding sequence ATGTCTATAACTCAAGAATTCAATTTGCTAAGTAATCGGTTTCGTACTTTTTATCCTGTTGTTATAGATATTGAAACAGCAGGATTCAATGCAAATACTGATGCAGTATTAGAAATTGCTATAATTACATTAAAAATGGATGAATTAGGATGGTTACGCAAAGAAAATACATTACATTTTCATATAGAACCCTTTAAAGGTTCTATAATAAACTCTGATGCAATAGCTTTTAACAAAATTGATCCATTTAACCCATTACGTGGTGCTATTAGCGAAAAAATAGCAATTCAATCTATATTAAAAATGGTGCGTAAAGGAATTAAAATACAAGGATGTAGTCGAGGAATTGTTGTAGCACATAATGCTAATTTTGATCATAATTTTTTAATGGCTGCAATTCAAAGAGTGAAAATAAAAAATAATCCTTTTCATCCATTTGTTACGTTTGACACAGCCGCATTAAGTGCATTAGTAGTTGGCCAAACTGTCTTATCTAAAGCATGTAAAGCTATTGGCTTATCATTTGATAACCATCAAGCACATTCTGCACTTTATGATACTTTACAGACTGCTGAACTTTTTTGTGAATTAGTAAATCGTTGGAAACGTTTGGGTGGTTGGCCTCTTAATTTAGAAAAAAAAATTTAA
- a CDS encoding Fe-Mn family superoxide dismutase translates to MSYILPSLPYSYDALEPFFDEQTMKIHHTKHHQNYINNTNSILENTAFSSLSIDELISIFNEIILEKKHVLRNNAGGHINHSFFWKSLKLGTVLTKDLKIEIEKQFGTIDSFKDKFESVALNHFGSGWVWLVNQNGILSIVSTINQDNPLMGKSISNTYGDPIIALDVWEHAYYLKYQNRRLDYIKAFWNVVNWEEASNRLQK, encoded by the coding sequence ATGAGTTATATTCTACCTTCTCTACCTTATTCATATGATGCGTTAGAACCATTTTTTGATGAACAGACTATGAAAATTCATCATACCAAACACCATCAAAATTATATCAATAACACTAATTCTATTTTAGAAAATACAGCTTTTTCCTCATTATCTATTGATGAATTAATATCTATTTTCAATGAAATTATTTTAGAAAAGAAACACGTATTACGTAATAACGCAGGTGGTCATATAAATCATAGTTTTTTTTGGAAAAGTCTAAAATTAGGAACAGTTTTAACAAAGGATCTAAAAATAGAAATAGAAAAACAATTTGGTACTATTGATAGCTTCAAAGATAAATTTGAGTCAGTAGCACTTAATCATTTTGGTTCTGGTTGGGTATGGTTAGTGAACCAAAATGGTATTTTATCAATAGTTTCTACTATTAATCAGGATAATCCTTTGATGGGGAAATCAATATCTAATACTTATGGTGATCCTATAATTGCTTTAGATGTCTGGGAACATGCTTATTATTTAAAATATCAAAATAGACGGTTAGATTATATTAAAGCTTTTTGGAACGTTGTTAATTGGGAAGAAGCTTCTAATCGTTTACAGAAGTAA
- the pth gene encoding aminoacyl-tRNA hydrolase, whose translation MIVGLSNPKAEYHNTRHNAGSWYVYSLSKSYLNNFKKEEKFFGFTASFYIDSHHVRLLVPDIFMNINGQSVFKMASFYNIHLSEILIVHDDLELDPGIIKLKYSYGHNGHNGLRNIISVFNNKSINFHRLRIGIGRPINRDQIASFVLSIPTKKEKMLIQRSIIHAIEENFILKIL comes from the coding sequence ATGATAGTTGGATTATCTAATCCAAAAGCAGAATATCATAATACACGTCATAATGCAGGTTCTTGGTATGTTTATTCTTTATCAAAAAGTTACTTAAACAATTTTAAAAAAGAAGAAAAATTTTTTGGTTTTACTGCTTCTTTTTATATAGATTCGCATCATGTTCGATTACTTGTACCTGATATCTTTATGAATATAAATGGTCAGTCAGTATTTAAAATGGCATCGTTTTATAATATTCATTTAAGTGAAATATTAATAGTTCATGATGATTTAGAACTTGATCCTGGAATCATAAAATTAAAATACAGTTATGGACATAATGGACATAATGGATTAAGAAATATTATTAGTGTTTTTAATAATAAAAGTATTAATTTTCATCGATTAAGAATTGGAATTGGTCGTCCAATAAATCGTGATCAAATAGCTTCTTTCGTATTATCAATTCCGACAAAAAAAGAAAAAATGTTAATTCAAAGATCAATTATACATGCAATAGAAGAGAATTTTATTTTAAAAATTTTATAA
- the ychF gene encoding redox-regulated ATPase YchF: MGFKCGIIGLPNVGKSTLFNLLTKGNSAVANFPFCTIKPNIGIVPVIDERIDHLVKIVSPKKIVNAFIEFIDIAGLVKGASQGEGLGNQFLSNIRETDAVVHVVRCFKNDNITHIYNKVQPEEDIDIINTELILSDFDLCEKNILQLQKKISLKNNEVEKKIYVLKKCINHLKKFLMLKTLNLNKDEKELVSYLRFVTLKPMMYVANMNEEKESYYFLDKLNNIAKKEDSIVIPIYANLESELIKMNNEEQKDFMKEFNIKALGLNSIISSGYKLLNLITFFSVGIKEIRAWEILNGSTSIQAAHKIHSDFSRGFIRVEIIKYVDFIKYKSEVKIKEMGKLRIEGKKYCIQDGDIVHFLFNV; encoded by the coding sequence ATGGGTTTTAAATGTGGCATTATAGGTTTGCCTAACGTTGGTAAATCTACTTTATTTAATCTTTTAACTAAAGGAAATTCAGCAGTTGCTAATTTTCCATTTTGTACTATTAAACCAAATATAGGTATTGTTCCGGTTATTGATGAACGTATTGATCATCTTGTAAAAATTGTTTCTCCTAAAAAAATAGTTAATGCATTTATAGAATTTATAGATATTGCAGGCTTGGTTAAAGGAGCATCTCAAGGTGAAGGATTAGGTAATCAATTTTTATCTAATATACGAGAAACAGATGCTGTAGTACATGTTGTGCGTTGTTTTAAAAATGACAATATTACTCATATTTATAATAAAGTTCAACCAGAAGAAGATATAGATATTATTAATACTGAACTTATACTATCTGATTTTGATCTTTGTGAAAAAAATATATTACAATTACAAAAAAAAATATCGTTAAAAAATAACGAAGTAGAAAAAAAAATTTATGTTTTAAAAAAATGTATTAATCATTTAAAAAAATTTTTAATGCTAAAAACGCTTAATTTAAATAAAGATGAAAAAGAATTAGTTAGCTATTTACGCTTTGTAACTTTAAAACCAATGATGTATGTTGCTAATATGAATGAAGAAAAAGAATCTTATTATTTTTTAGATAAATTAAATAATATTGCTAAAAAAGAAGATTCTATAGTTATTCCAATTTATGCAAATTTAGAATCAGAATTAATTAAAATGAATAATGAAGAACAAAAAGATTTTATGAAAGAATTTAATATAAAAGCTTTAGGTTTGAATAGCATCATTTCTTCTGGTTATAAATTATTAAATTTAATAACTTTTTTCAGTGTTGGGATAAAAGAAATTCGTGCTTGGGAAATTCTTAATGGAAGTACTAGCATTCAAGCTGCTCATAAAATACATAGTGATTTTAGTAGGGGTTTTATTAGAGTAGAAATTATTAAATATGTAGATTTTATAAAATATAAAAGTGAAGTGAAAATTAAAGAAATGGGTAAATTGAGAATAGAAGGGAAAAAATATTGTATTCAAGATGGTGATATTGTTCATTTTTTATTTAATGTGTAA
- the thrC gene encoding threonine synthase: MRLYNLKDHSEQVNFETAVKLGLGKKQGLFFPVELPTITPIELPKILEMDFITRSTEILSKFIYREMSKEKLYENVKQAFLFKHPLKIKITEDIHCFELFHGPTLAFKDFGARFMAQMILSLNKEHESVTILTATSGDTGAAVAHAFYKMKNVRVIILYPKGKISELQEKLFCTLGKNIKTVSINGSFDDCQKLVKEAFNDKKLKESIGLNSANSINISRLLAQICYYFEAFSLISEQQRRNLVIAVPCGNFGNLTAGLLSKSLGLPIKSFIACTNANDTVPRFLDNGKWNPKKTVSTISNAMDISQPNNWPRIEELFYRKKWDLKELRFGSVSDTTTKESLNELFELGYISEPHAAIAYRLLRDQLKKNEFGLFLGTAHPAKFKNTIEKILKTKISLPNELKDRIALPLLSHNIDPIFSKLKTFLLEK; encoded by the coding sequence ATGAGACTTTATAATTTAAAAGATCATAGCGAACAAGTAAATTTTGAAACAGCTGTAAAACTAGGATTAGGAAAAAAACAGGGATTATTTTTTCCAGTAGAACTACCTACTATTACACCTATCGAATTACCAAAAATATTGGAAATGGATTTTATTACTCGGAGTACGGAAATACTTTCTAAGTTTATTTATCGCGAGATGTCTAAAGAAAAATTATATGAAAATGTTAAACAAGCTTTTTTATTTAAACACCCATTAAAAATAAAAATCACAGAAGATATACATTGTTTTGAGCTATTTCATGGACCAACATTAGCATTTAAAGATTTTGGAGCACGTTTTATGGCTCAAATGATACTATCGCTGAATAAAGAACATGAGTCAGTGACTATTTTAACTGCCACATCAGGTGATACAGGTGCAGCAGTAGCACATGCATTCTATAAAATGAAGAATGTAAGAGTAATTATTTTATACCCTAAAGGAAAGATTAGTGAATTACAAGAAAAATTATTTTGTACTTTGGGAAAAAATATAAAAACTGTATCAATCAACGGCAGTTTTGACGATTGTCAAAAACTAGTAAAAGAAGCTTTTAATGATAAAAAACTTAAAGAATCTATAGGATTAAATTCAGCTAACTCTATTAATATAAGTAGATTATTAGCGCAAATTTGTTATTATTTTGAAGCTTTTTCTTTAATTTCAGAGCAACAAAGAAGAAATTTAGTTATAGCAGTACCATGTGGTAATTTTGGCAATTTAACTGCTGGATTATTATCTAAATCTCTTGGCTTACCGATTAAATCATTTATAGCGTGCACCAATGCTAATGATACTGTTCCAAGATTCCTTGATAATGGAAAATGGAATCCTAAAAAAACTGTATCTACAATCTCGAATGCTATGGACATTAGCCAACCTAATAATTGGCCTCGAATTGAAGAATTATTTTATCGAAAAAAATGGGATTTAAAAGAACTTAGATTTGGTAGCGTCTCAGATACTACAACCAAAGAATCATTAAACGAATTATTTGAGTTGGGTTATATTTCTGAACCTCATGCTGCAATAGCATATCGATTACTACGAGATCAATTAAAAAAAAATGAATTTGGTCTATTCCTAGGTACCGCTCATCCAGCGAAATTTAAAAATACCATAGAAAAAATATTAAAAACTAAAATTTCATTGCCTAATGAACTGAAAGATAGAATTGCTCTTCCACTATTATCTCATAATATTGATCCTATTTTTAGTAAATTAAAAACATTCTTATTAGAAAAATAA
- the thrB gene encoding homoserine kinase, producing MIKIYAPASIGNVGVGFDILGAALIPISGDLLGDFVTVKLSKKFNLINKGLFSNKLPQNIEKNIVWKCWVKFCNVIKKNIPVSILLEKNMPIGSGLGSSACSVVATLVAMNELCNKPLNSKELLFLMGEIEGEISGSIHYDNVAPSYLGGLQLILEDSETISQTIPNFKNWFWIIAWPGIKVPTSKAREILPKKYKKEICIKNSRYLAGFIHASYSQQPYLAARLMQDFIAEPYRIKLLPDFLKAKENIKKIGAISCGISGSGPTIFSISDNIHTAQKISSWLTKNYLQNETGFVHICFLDSKGARKIG from the coding sequence ATGATTAAAATTTATGCGCCAGCTTCTATTGGTAATGTTGGAGTGGGATTTGATATTTTAGGTGCAGCACTTATACCTATAAGTGGTGATTTATTAGGTGATTTTGTAACAGTAAAATTATCAAAGAAATTCAACTTAATTAACAAAGGTTTATTTTCTAATAAATTACCCCAAAATATTGAAAAAAATATTGTTTGGAAATGCTGGGTAAAATTTTGTAATGTCATCAAAAAAAATATCCCTGTTTCTATTCTGCTGGAAAAAAATATGCCTATTGGATCAGGACTAGGTTCCAGTGCTTGTTCAGTAGTCGCTACTTTAGTTGCAATGAATGAATTATGCAATAAACCCTTAAATTCAAAAGAGTTATTATTTCTTATGGGAGAAATAGAAGGTGAAATATCAGGAAGCATACACTATGATAATGTTGCTCCATCTTATCTTGGAGGATTACAGTTAATATTAGAAGATTCTGAAACAATAAGCCAAACAATACCAAATTTTAAAAATTGGTTTTGGATAATAGCTTGGCCAGGAATAAAAGTTCCTACTTCAAAAGCAAGAGAAATACTACCCAAAAAATACAAAAAAGAAATATGCATTAAAAATAGTCGTTATTTAGCTGGTTTTATTCATGCCTCATATAGTCAACAACCTTATTTAGCAGCACGATTAATGCAAGATTTTATAGCAGAACCATATCGCATAAAATTACTACCTGATTTTTTAAAAGCTAAAGAAAATATTAAAAAAATTGGAGCTATTAGTTGTGGCATATCTGGTTCAGGTCCTACTATTTTTTCTATTTCTGATAATATACATACAGCTCAAAAAATATCTTCATGGCTAACAAAAAATTATTTACAAAATGAAACAGGATTTGTTCACATTTGTTTTTTAGATTCAAAAGGTGCACGTAAAATAGGATAA